In Lachnospiraceae bacterium, one DNA window encodes the following:
- a CDS encoding 4-hydroxythreonine-4-phosphate dehydrogenase PdxA has protein sequence MKQRDVSVWQEERAKEFCEEWYKTQVKKDHKIVVIDDDPTGTQTVHDVPVYTAYDLEHIRKGFKEETPLFYVLTNSRSLKQKETEKLHLQLGRDIAQAAKESGKTCTVISRGDSTLRGHYPLETQCLKQAMEEISGEKIDGEIIAPFFLEGGRITAGDIHYVVQKDGEMVPAGETEFAKDKTFSYHASDLKKWIEEKTAGKVKEEDVLSFSLEDLRNGTPEKIADRLEDVCDFGKVIVNAVCYEDMIAFARGYELALERGKRFIFRSAAAVPKVLGRITDQPLLTRRDMIREKTKAGGLIVAGSHVKKTTDQLKCLLEDKNRAAVEFNQHLILDHEKMENEFSRVMGLVNQFIEEGRTTVVYTRRERLDLNTGNAEDELKVATDISRYLTRIVEELKVKPAFIVAKGGITSSDIGVKGLKISRGWVLGQIRPGIPVWEADENSRFPGIPYVVFPGNVGNEEDLKKVAEIMEAKKKPIVAVLLGDGSGVGPELVVKLADKGVLASCGKPLILGNVKLWEKAVAEFAPGLKWQQVEKAEEADWFKGIPVLSVGEQEPDRFTIGQVNEICGKSCIEMIQCAVELYKKGLVKGVCYAPLNKGAMKLAHNPVASETELFAFLLGQKKGYGEINMLDNVWTTRVTSHIPVSEISNNLTEEGILESIELAYRTLKQAGYETPEIGVAALNPHGGEGGLCGKEEITVIRPAVKAAEKMGIHAKGPFPADTLFKQAFDGRFNAVVTMYHDQGQIALKLKGFERGITIGGGLRLPATTCAHGTAHDIAWKGIASTQSLENAYRTVCRMAENV, from the coding sequence ATGAAACAAAGAGATGTGTCTGTGTGGCAGGAAGAACGTGCTAAAGAGTTTTGTGAAGAATGGTATAAAACACAGGTGAAAAAGGATCATAAGATCGTAGTCATTGATGATGATCCTACGGGAACACAGACTGTTCATGATGTTCCTGTGTATACAGCTTATGACCTGGAGCATATAAGAAAAGGCTTTAAGGAAGAAACTCCTTTGTTTTATGTGCTGACTAATTCCAGAAGTTTAAAGCAGAAAGAGACAGAAAAACTGCATCTGCAGTTGGGAAGAGATATTGCACAGGCTGCAAAAGAGAGCGGTAAGACCTGTACTGTGATCAGCCGGGGAGATTCTACCTTAAGAGGCCATTATCCACTGGAAACACAGTGCTTAAAACAGGCGATGGAAGAAATCAGTGGGGAAAAGATAGACGGGGAGATCATTGCGCCTTTCTTTTTAGAAGGGGGACGGATCACAGCAGGAGATATCCACTATGTAGTGCAAAAGGACGGGGAAATGGTTCCGGCTGGCGAGACAGAGTTTGCGAAAGATAAGACTTTTTCATATCATGCTTCGGATCTGAAAAAGTGGATCGAAGAGAAGACCGCAGGAAAGGTAAAGGAAGAAGATGTGCTTTCCTTTTCTTTGGAAGATCTGCGGAATGGTACACCGGAAAAGATCGCAGACCGCCTGGAAGATGTATGTGATTTTGGAAAGGTGATCGTAAATGCAGTCTGCTATGAGGACATGATTGCTTTTGCACGTGGTTATGAGCTGGCTTTAGAGAGAGGAAAACGCTTTATTTTCCGCAGTGCGGCAGCTGTACCAAAGGTACTTGGGCGGATCACAGACCAGCCCCTGCTTACAAGAAGGGATATGATCCGTGAAAAAACAAAGGCAGGGGGACTTATTGTCGCCGGTTCTCATGTAAAGAAGACCACAGACCAGTTAAAATGTTTGTTAGAAGATAAAAACAGAGCGGCAGTGGAGTTTAACCAGCATCTGATCCTGGATCATGAGAAGATGGAAAATGAGTTTTCTCGTGTCATGGGACTGGTAAACCAGTTCATTGAGGAAGGACGGACAACGGTGGTTTATACCAGAAGAGAGCGTCTGGACTTAAATACAGGAAATGCAGAGGACGAATTAAAAGTCGCAACAGATATTTCCAGGTATCTTACAAGAATCGTGGAGGAATTAAAGGTAAAACCGGCCTTTATTGTTGCAAAGGGTGGTATTACATCCAGTGATATTGGCGTAAAAGGTCTTAAAATCAGCAGAGGTTGGGTCTTGGGACAGATCCGTCCGGGTATTCCTGTATGGGAGGCAGATGAAAATAGCCGTTTTCCGGGGATCCCCTATGTAGTATTCCCTGGAAATGTAGGAAATGAAGAAGATCTGAAAAAGGTGGCAGAGATCATGGAAGCGAAGAAAAAGCCGATAGTGGCAGTGCTTTTAGGAGATGGAAGCGGAGTTGGACCGGAGTTAGTGGTAAAACTGGCAGATAAAGGAGTTTTGGCTAGTTGTGGGAAGCCATTGATCCTTGGAAATGTAAAATTATGGGAAAAAGCAGTAGCGGAGTTTGCTCCGGGGCTGAAATGGCAGCAAGTGGAAAAAGCAGAGGAAGCAGATTGGTTCAAGGGAATTCCAGTGCTTTCTGTAGGAGAGCAGGAGCCGGATCGCTTTACCATAGGGCAGGTAAATGAAATATGCGGCAAGTCCTGCATTGAAATGATCCAATGTGCGGTAGAGCTTTATAAAAAAGGCCTGGTAAAAGGCGTATGTTATGCTCCTTTAAATAAAGGCGCCATGAAACTGGCCCACAATCCGGTTGCAAGTGAAACAGAACTGTTTGCGTTTCTTTTGGGGCAGAAAAAGGGATACGGTGAGATCAATATGTTAGATAATGTATGGACCACTCGTGTGACCAGTCATATCCCGGTATCGGAGATCAGTAACAATCTTACAGAAGAAGGAATCTTAGAATCTATTGAACTGGCATACCGTACATTAAAACAGGCCGGTTATGAGACACCCGAGATTGGTGTGGCAGCTTTAAATCCACATGGAGGCGAAGGGGGACTTTGCGGAAAAGAAGAGATCACAGTGATCAGACCGGCAGTAAAAGCGGCTGAAAAGATGGGAATCCATGCCAAAGGGCCATTCCCTGCAGATACTCTGTTTAAACAGGCTTTTGACGGCAGATTCAATGCTGTAGTTACTATGTACCATGATCAGGGACAGATCGCTCTTAAATTAAAGGGATTTGAGCGGGGGATCACCATTGGAGGCGGATTAAGACTTCCGGCAACGACTTGTGCTCATGGCACAGCACATGATATTGCATGGAAGGGAATTGCTTCTACGCAGTCTTTAGAGAATGCTTACCGCACGGTGTGCAGGATGGCAGAGAATGTGTAA
- a CDS encoding alpha-glucosidase/alpha-galactosidase has product MAIKITFLGAGSSVFVRNVLGDCIIHPELEDLTFALYDIDAQRLEDSYLMLHAICAHYGKSVKMEKYVGVEELPQALTGANFLICAIQVGGYDPCTISDFEIPKKYGLRQTIADTLGVGGVFRALRTIPVMEMFGKMAEKYCPNAVFLNYSNPMGMLSGYMERYCNVQFVGLCHSVQVAVPKLFAGLGMEYDSRVQWKIAGINHMAWLLEVSKDGVDLYPEVKRRSKEQGYPENDKVRHEIMHRFGYYVTESSEHNAEYMPYFIKDKYPELIERFNIPLDEYPRRCIRNIEEWAKMREDLINSPDLTHEESREYAAKIINSIVNNKPFKFGGNVINHGLIPNLPSNACVEVPCMTDASGIAPVYVGELPEQLAALNRTNINVQLMAIEAARTKKKDAVYQAVMLDPHVAAELSMDDIVSMCDDLFEAHKDWMPEYN; this is encoded by the coding sequence ATGGCCATTAAAATCACCTTTCTGGGAGCCGGAAGTTCTGTATTTGTAAGGAATGTTCTTGGCGACTGTATCATCCACCCGGAATTAGAAGACCTGACCTTTGCACTGTATGATATTGATGCACAGAGACTGGAAGACAGTTACCTGATGCTTCATGCGATCTGCGCCCACTATGGAAAGAGTGTGAAAATGGAAAAATATGTGGGAGTTGAAGAACTCCCACAGGCACTCACCGGTGCCAATTTCCTGATCTGCGCGATCCAGGTTGGCGGATATGATCCTTGTACTATCTCTGATTTTGAGATTCCGAAGAAATATGGCTTAAGACAGACCATAGCAGATACCTTAGGCGTTGGCGGCGTGTTCCGTGCGCTGCGCACCATTCCTGTAATGGAAATGTTTGGAAAGATGGCTGAAAAATACTGCCCGAATGCAGTATTCCTTAATTATTCCAATCCTATGGGTATGTTAAGCGGCTATATGGAGCGTTATTGCAATGTCCAGTTTGTAGGACTGTGTCACAGCGTACAGGTGGCAGTTCCAAAGCTGTTTGCAGGACTGGGAATGGAATATGATTCCAGAGTCCAGTGGAAAATAGCAGGTATCAACCATATGGCATGGCTGCTGGAAGTATCCAAAGACGGAGTAGACCTTTATCCGGAAGTAAAACGCCGTTCCAAAGAACAGGGTTATCCGGAAAATGATAAGGTCCGCCATGAGATCATGCACCGCTTCGGCTATTATGTAACAGAGTCCAGCGAGCATAATGCAGAGTATATGCCATACTTTATCAAGGATAAATATCCGGAGCTGATCGAACGGTTTAATATCCCATTAGATGAGTATCCAAGAAGATGTATCCGCAACATTGAAGAGTGGGCAAAGATGAGAGAAGACCTGATCAATTCACCGGATCTGACCCATGAAGAGTCCAGAGAGTATGCAGCAAAGATCATTAATTCTATTGTTAATAACAAGCCATTTAAGTTTGGTGGAAATGTGATCAACCATGGTCTGATCCCGAACCTGCCATCCAATGCCTGCGTAGAGGTGCCTTGTATGACCGATGCTTCCGGAATTGCTCCTGTTTATGTAGGAGAGCTTCCAGAGCAGTTAGCGGCATTAAACCGCACTAATATCAATGTGCAGCTGATGGCCATTGAAGCAGCAAGGACAAAGAAAAAGGATGCCGTTTACCAGGCAGTTATGCTGGATCCTCATGTGGCAGCTGAGTTATCTATGGATGATATTGTCAGCATGTGTGATGATCTGTTTGAAGCACACAAAGACTGGATGCCGGAATATAATTGA
- a CDS encoding sugar ABC transporter substrate-binding protein: MSKSKLMRSMSIVMAAAMMSGLTACGGGGSTQTTAAPAETKAEAAASEANGEKKEEAAAATEELVAEDGAEIEVAYWEGSTSDKEAWDELLANLQKDHPEIKIIPQTYPSSDFRDMLDTRIAGNDWPDVIRYTYQRLGKFKKADVMLDLSPYISQESLDGISPAFLSACQYDGKLVAMPHHTDTMAMFYNKRMFEEAGIRIPTSVEDGYTWEELTDIARTLKEKYNLPYAFGGIWENNSGYRYLPFLYMNGGSVLNEAQDAVTMDSPEVLEAIKLYEDWRKEDLVANTAFSGATTTNSLFVAEQIAFTFSGSWHCSYMQENMGDKWGMTYMPIRNGKTSSDMGGNAVFAYADTKYPKAAAIVVDYITNEENMKKFCETGSFIPVRTKLLEGGVEYKTFKDEMKILNDIVGTIDPKMASDETSVAFQQLNEVFNEEMDPLAVNNSVTAEEVAANCQERMTEVLEEQ, encoded by the coding sequence ATGAGTAAAAGCAAATTAATGAGGTCCATGTCAATTGTTATGGCAGCAGCTATGATGAGTGGTCTGACAGCCTGCGGTGGCGGTGGAAGCACCCAGACAACAGCAGCACCGGCAGAGACCAAGGCAGAAGCGGCAGCTTCCGAAGCAAACGGGGAAAAGAAGGAAGAAGCAGCTGCAGCAACAGAAGAACTGGTGGCAGAAGATGGTGCAGAGATCGAAGTTGCATACTGGGAAGGTTCCACATCTGATAAGGAAGCATGGGACGAGCTGCTTGCAAATCTGCAGAAGGATCATCCTGAGATCAAGATCATTCCTCAGACCTATCCATCCTCAGACTTCAGAGATATGCTGGATACCCGAATCGCTGGTAATGACTGGCCGGATGTTATCCGTTATACCTATCAGCGTCTTGGTAAGTTCAAAAAGGCAGATGTTATGTTAGACTTATCTCCATACATTTCCCAGGAAAGCTTAGATGGTATTTCACCGGCATTCCTGTCTGCCTGCCAGTATGATGGAAAGTTAGTAGCAATGCCTCATCATACCGATACCATGGCAATGTTCTACAACAAGAGAATGTTTGAGGAAGCAGGTATCCGTATCCCAACCAGCGTTGAAGACGGATATACCTGGGAAGAACTGACTGATATTGCAAGAACTTTAAAGGAAAAATACAATCTTCCATATGCATTTGGCGGAATTTGGGAGAACAATAGTGGATACCGCTATCTGCCATTCTTATATATGAACGGCGGCTCTGTATTAAACGAAGCACAGGATGCAGTTACTATGGACAGCCCAGAAGTATTAGAGGCAATCAAGCTGTATGAAGACTGGAGAAAAGAAGACCTGGTTGCTAATACCGCGTTCTCTGGTGCAACTACAACCAACTCTCTGTTTGTAGCTGAGCAGATCGCATTCACCTTCTCTGGAAGCTGGCATTGCTCTTACATGCAGGAAAATATGGGTGACAAATGGGGTATGACCTATATGCCGATCAGAAATGGAAAGACAAGTTCTGATATGGGTGGAAATGCTGTATTCGCATATGCAGATACCAAGTATCCAAAGGCAGCAGCTATCGTAGTTGATTACATTACTAATGAAGAAAACATGAAGAAATTCTGTGAGACCGGTTCCTTCATCCCTGTAAGAACCAAACTTCTGGAGGGTGGAGTAGAGTATAAGACTTTCAAAGATGAGATGAAGATCTTAAATGATATTGTTGGAACCATCGATCCTAAGATGGCATCAGATGAGACTTCAGTAGCATTTCAGCAGTTAAATGAAGTATTTAACGAAGAAATGGATCCACTTGCGGTAAACAACTCCGTAACAGCAGAAGAAGTAGCAGCTAATTGCCAGGAGCGTATGACGGAAGTATTAGAGGAACAGTAA
- a CDS encoding carbohydrate ABC transporter permease: protein MNGSDRMGMDKRKYFLLKTVIFLFMLAAALIALFPFYWMFVTAVKPVDEIFAFPPKLWPGEFIWSNFATALSRAPFGIYFRNSFIVTTLSTLITVCINLLAGFAFAKYKFKGKEFFFMIVLSTLMIPLQVTMIPVFVIASKLGIRNTLWGVIIPPCAEALGLFLSRQFISDIPDGLLEAGRIDGASEFTIFTKIILPNVKPLISVLVIFTVMWRWNDLQWPLIMLSNEKFYTVQLGLSNLNGAQYVNWNDMMAASLISVIPVLTVFLIFQKQFVQGVASSGIKG from the coding sequence ATGAATGGTTCAGACCGTATGGGAATGGATAAAAGAAAATATTTTCTGTTAAAAACGGTGATCTTTCTGTTTATGTTGGCTGCAGCACTGATCGCACTGTTCCCTTTCTATTGGATGTTTGTAACAGCTGTAAAGCCTGTTGATGAGATTTTTGCTTTTCCGCCAAAGTTATGGCCAGGTGAGTTTATCTGGAGTAATTTTGCAACTGCATTGTCCAGAGCACCCTTTGGAATATATTTCAGAAATAGCTTTATTGTAACAACACTTTCTACACTGATCACAGTATGTATTAATCTATTAGCAGGTTTTGCATTTGCAAAGTACAAATTTAAAGGAAAAGAATTTTTCTTTATGATCGTTTTGAGTACTTTGATGATCCCACTGCAGGTTACCATGATCCCGGTTTTCGTTATCGCATCCAAACTGGGTATCAGAAATACACTTTGGGGCGTTATCATCCCGCCTTGTGCAGAGGCACTTGGCCTGTTCTTATCCAGACAGTTTATCAGTGATATTCCAGATGGACTGCTGGAAGCAGGAAGGATTGATGGTGCAAGTGAGTTTACCATTTTTACTAAGATCATCCTTCCAAACGTAAAGCCGCTGATCAGTGTGTTGGTCATCTTTACGGTTATGTGGAGATGGAATGATCTCCAGTGGCCGCTGATCATGCTTTCCAATGAGAAATTTTATACCGTACAGTTAGGTCTTTCCAATTTAAACGGCGCACAGTATGTAAACTGGAATGATATGATGGCAGCTTCTCTTATTTCGGTTATACCTGTTCTCACAGTATTCCTTATTTTCCAGAAGCAATTTGTACAGGGGGTTGCATCCAGCGGAATCAAGGGATAA
- a CDS encoding sugar ABC transporter permease: MNEKTQKNRIPFWRNIKVVPYLYILPNMILFLIFMIIPIFMSFYYGMVKWNGMGKPKFIGLANYAYIFQDKVFLKSIFNTFYYAVATVPLLMALALFLAVMLNSKIPLRGFIRSAVYAPAVVSTVVVGTVFTWIFQDQLGLINYLLTSVGAKAIQWNNDPKFAMLMLVTATMWQKAGYNMVIYLAGLQGIPTELIEAATIDGANTFQKFRYITLPLLKNTHMFVMITCMINAFRSFDLVYTMTQGGPLNATKTIVMYVYEQAFNKNYYGRAAAGGIVLFVFMAALTIIRFKIEKED, translated from the coding sequence ATGAACGAAAAAACACAGAAAAATAGAATACCGTTCTGGCGGAATATTAAGGTGGTTCCGTATCTTTATATTTTGCCGAATATGATTTTGTTTCTTATATTTATGATCATTCCCATTTTCATGTCATTTTATTATGGAATGGTAAAATGGAATGGGATGGGAAAACCGAAATTTATCGGTCTTGCTAATTATGCATACATATTCCAGGACAAAGTATTCTTAAAATCCATTTTTAATACTTTCTATTATGCAGTAGCAACGGTACCTCTTCTGATGGCGCTGGCTTTATTCTTAGCTGTTATGTTAAACAGTAAGATTCCTTTAAGAGGATTTATACGGTCTGCAGTGTATGCACCGGCTGTTGTATCTACTGTTGTAGTGGGTACTGTATTTACCTGGATCTTTCAGGATCAGTTAGGTCTGATCAACTACCTGCTTACTTCAGTAGGCGCAAAGGCAATCCAGTGGAATAATGACCCGAAGTTTGCCATGCTGATGCTTGTAACAGCGACTATGTGGCAGAAAGCCGGTTATAACATGGTCATTTATCTGGCGGGTCTTCAGGGCATTCCAACAGAGCTGATAGAAGCAGCTACCATTGACGGAGCAAATACATTCCAGAAATTCAGGTATATAACACTTCCGCTGTTAAAGAACACTCATATGTTCGTTATGATCACATGTATGATCAATGCCTTCCGTTCTTTCGACTTAGTATACACTATGACACAGGGAGGACCGTTAAATGCTACCAAAACCATTGTTATGTATGTTTACGAACAGGCATTTAACAAGAATTACTATGGACGTGCAGCAGCTGGTGGTATTGTATTGTTTGTATTTATGGCAGCACTTACCATCATCCGATTCAAGATAGAGAAGGAGGATTAA
- a CDS encoding alpha-galactosidase — MAKILFNEATKEFHLQNDRISYIFCIMENGQLGHQYFGRHLTHRDSFQHFIQMRTQSHTAYVYEDDFLFTLDTIRQEYPSYGTTDFREPAYQIKQENGSRITEFVYKNHEIYKGKKKLKGLPATYTEAEDDAVTVEILLEDELLSVQMVLSYTIYEDYDAICRNVRFVNNGEQNLDLLRAMSMSVDLYDSDFEMIHLDGAWARERHKKKRKLVTGIQSISSARGASSPDHNPFIALKRPYATEEQGDAYGFCLIYSGNFLAQVEVDRYETARVSMGINPFEFTWHLEPKGEFQTPEAVMVYSADGLNGMSQNFHQLFNKRLVRGSWREKERPVLLNNWEATYFKFNEEMILKIAEKAKNLGVELFVLDDGWFGKRDDSGSSLGDWYSDLDKLPEGVEGLSKKIEAMGLKFGLWFEPEMVNKVSCLYEEHPDWAIHTPGRRMSHGRNQYVLDFSNPQVVDHIYQMMEKVLKNSSISYVKWDMNRNITEAYGASLGADQQGEFFHRYILGVYSLYERLIAEFPEILFESCASGGARFDAGMLYYAPQCWASDDTDAVERIKIQYGTSMAYPVSSMGAHVSAIPNHQVKRMTDVDFRAHVAYFGAFGYELDPNAMTEDEQEKVKEQIAFFKKYRKLIQFGTFYRLEDPFEGDGNAAWMSVSPDKKQAVAAYYKVMATPNPKLKKLILTGLDPDKRYYCSRNGRTYYGDELMNMGLLLDMEFTGSSVRKDSITKKDSGIDAGDYTSQLYVLECVDN, encoded by the coding sequence ATGGCGAAAATTCTTTTTAATGAGGCAACAAAAGAGTTCCATCTTCAGAATGACCGGATCAGTTATATTTTTTGTATCATGGAAAATGGACAGTTAGGCCATCAGTATTTTGGAAGGCATTTAACACACAGGGATTCATTCCAGCATTTCATCCAGATGCGTACACAGAGCCACACAGCGTATGTGTATGAAGATGATTTTCTCTTTACCTTGGATACCATCCGTCAGGAATATCCTTCCTATGGTACTACAGATTTCAGAGAGCCGGCATACCAGATCAAACAGGAAAATGGCAGCCGGATTACAGAATTTGTTTATAAGAACCATGAAATCTACAAAGGAAAGAAAAAACTGAAAGGTCTTCCTGCCACTTACACAGAAGCAGAGGATGATGCAGTAACAGTAGAGATCCTGTTGGAAGATGAACTTCTTTCCGTGCAAATGGTCTTATCCTATACTATCTATGAAGATTATGACGCTATTTGCCGGAATGTACGTTTTGTAAATAATGGAGAACAGAACCTGGATCTGTTAAGAGCCATGTCCATGTCAGTAGATCTTTATGACAGCGATTTTGAAATGATCCATTTAGACGGTGCATGGGCAAGAGAACGTCATAAAAAGAAAAGAAAGCTTGTAACCGGTATCCAGTCTATTTCCAGTGCAAGAGGTGCCAGCAGCCCGGACCATAATCCCTTTATTGCACTGAAACGTCCATATGCAACAGAGGAACAGGGAGATGCTTATGGATTCTGCCTGATCTACAGCGGCAATTTCCTGGCACAGGTGGAAGTGGACAGATATGAAACAGCAAGAGTTTCAATGGGCATCAATCCGTTTGAATTTACCTGGCATTTAGAACCAAAGGGTGAGTTTCAGACGCCGGAAGCTGTTATGGTATACAGTGCGGATGGCTTAAATGGCATGAGCCAGAATTTCCACCAGCTGTTTAACAAGAGACTGGTTAGGGGAAGCTGGAGAGAAAAAGAACGTCCGGTGCTTTTAAATAACTGGGAAGCTACTTACTTTAAGTTTAATGAAGAAATGATCTTAAAGATCGCTGAGAAAGCGAAGAATCTAGGAGTTGAACTTTTTGTACTGGATGACGGCTGGTTTGGCAAGAGAGATGACTCAGGAAGTTCTCTTGGAGATTGGTACAGTGATCTGGACAAGCTTCCGGAAGGCGTAGAGGGATTATCAAAGAAAATAGAAGCAATGGGCTTAAAATTTGGTCTTTGGTTTGAGCCGGAGATGGTAAACAAAGTAAGCTGTCTGTATGAAGAGCATCCTGACTGGGCAATTCATACACCGGGAAGACGGATGTCCCATGGAAGAAATCAGTATGTTTTGGATTTTTCCAATCCTCAGGTAGTAGATCACATTTATCAGATGATGGAGAAGGTACTGAAAAATTCTAGTATCTCTTATGTAAAATGGGATATGAACCGAAATATCACAGAAGCTTATGGAGCTTCTTTAGGGGCAGATCAGCAGGGAGAGTTCTTCCACCGTTATATTTTAGGAGTATATAGTCTGTATGAGCGTCTGATCGCAGAATTTCCTGAAATTCTGTTTGAATCCTGTGCCAGTGGCGGAGCAAGGTTTGATGCAGGTATGCTTTACTATGCACCACAGTGTTGGGCAAGCGACGATACAGATGCGGTAGAGCGTATTAAGATCCAGTATGGAACCAGCATGGCGTATCCTGTATCTTCTATGGGAGCTCATGTATCAGCTATCCCCAACCATCAGGTAAAACGTATGACAGATGTGGATTTCAGAGCCCATGTAGCTTACTTTGGTGCATTTGGTTACGAACTTGATCCAAATGCCATGACAGAAGATGAGCAGGAGAAAGTAAAAGAGCAGATTGCATTTTTTAAGAAATACAGAAAGCTGATCCAGTTTGGAACCTTCTACCGTCTGGAAGATCCATTTGAGGGAGATGGAAATGCAGCATGGATGAGTGTATCACCAGATAAGAAACAGGCAGTTGCTGCTTATTACAAAGTAATGGCAACACCAAATCCAAAGCTTAAAAAGCTGATTCTTACAGGACTCGATCCGGACAAACGCTATTACTGCAGCAGAAACGGCAGAACCTATTATGGCGATGAACTGATGAATATGGGATTGCTTCTGGATATGGAATTTACAGGATCTTCTGTACGAAAGGACAGCATTACCAAAAAGGATTCTGGTATAGATGCAGGTGACTATACTTCCCAGTTGTATGTACTGGAGTGTGTAGATAACTAA